A DNA window from Thalassospiraceae bacterium LMO-JJ14 contains the following coding sequences:
- a CDS encoding LysR family transcriptional regulator — MSFAWDDLRVFLEIARSGSLSGAAKALGVNHSTVFRRINAFEDGLGVRLFERLQSGYVLTLAGEEMRASALRVEHEIERVDLRISGQDLKLEGSLVVTTTDTLAENLLGPHLAAFNKAYPGIRLELVLDNQHVNLSKRQADVAVRPTITPPETLVGRRLCGLAFAPYAAKSYAKKHAGVLADMDWLRVDESLAHLSSDKWFRRQFPDAHIALRSNSLLGLLHACEAGMGAALLACFMTDRRPKLTRLAPPIDAAGSALWLLTHEDLRHTGRVRAFMDFMATSLAAEIDFLEGRG; from the coding sequence ATGAGCTTTGCCTGGGATGATCTGCGCGTCTTTCTGGAGATCGCCCGCAGTGGATCTTTGAGCGGTGCGGCGAAGGCGCTCGGCGTCAATCATTCGACCGTGTTCCGGCGCATCAATGCGTTCGAGGACGGGCTTGGCGTACGGTTGTTCGAACGTCTGCAAAGCGGCTATGTGCTGACGCTGGCGGGCGAGGAAATGCGGGCGTCGGCACTTCGGGTCGAGCACGAGATCGAGCGCGTCGATCTCCGGATCAGCGGCCAGGACCTAAAGCTCGAAGGCTCGCTCGTCGTTACTACCACGGACACCCTTGCGGAAAACCTGCTGGGCCCGCATCTGGCGGCATTCAACAAGGCGTATCCCGGCATCCGGCTGGAACTGGTGCTCGACAACCAGCACGTCAATCTGTCGAAACGCCAGGCCGACGTCGCCGTGCGCCCAACCATCACCCCACCGGAAACCCTGGTCGGCCGCCGCCTTTGCGGTCTCGCCTTCGCGCCCTATGCGGCAAAGTCCTATGCGAAGAAACACGCCGGTGTACTTGCCGACATGGACTGGCTCCGCGTCGACGAGAGCCTCGCGCACCTGAGCTCCGACAAATGGTTCCGCCGGCAATTCCCCGATGCCCATATTGCCTTGCGCTCCAACAGTCTGCTCGGTTTGCTGCATGCCTGCGAAGCGGGCATGGGAGCAGCCCTGCTTGCCTGTTTCATGACCGACCGGCGCCCCAAGCTGACACGTCTCGCGCCGCCCATAGATGCGGCCGGCAGTGCGCTCTGGTTGCTGACACATGAAGACCTGCGCCATACAGGACGGGTGCGCGCGTTCATGGATTTCATGGCAACATCCCTTGCCGCCGAAATCGACTTTCTGGAGGGCCGCGGCTGA
- a CDS encoding DoxX family protein produces the protein MSDNNINTQTAPYGAFILRVSLGVMFIAHGLILKYFTFTLAGTAQYFESIGYPAFLAYVVFAAETLGGIALVLGFQTRLVAFALMPILVGATLQHVPNGWVFSTQGGGWEYPVFLIVASAVQGLLGGGAFALSKREFPLPVLSPGNRAVASN, from the coding sequence ATGTCGGACAACAATATCAATACGCAGACCGCGCCTTACGGCGCTTTTATTCTCCGGGTATCGCTGGGCGTGATGTTCATCGCGCACGGGCTGATCCTTAAATACTTCACCTTCACACTGGCCGGGACGGCGCAGTATTTTGAAAGCATCGGCTATCCGGCGTTCTTGGCGTATGTCGTTTTTGCCGCTGAAACTCTGGGCGGGATTGCCCTTGTGCTCGGCTTCCAGACGCGGCTCGTGGCCTTCGCGCTGATGCCGATCCTGGTCGGTGCAACGCTGCAGCATGTGCCGAACGGCTGGGTCTTTTCGACCCAGGGAGGCGGCTGGGAATACCCGGTGTTCCTGATCGTGGCCTCGGCGGTGCAGGGCCTGCTGGGCGGCGGTGCGTTCGCGCTCAGCAAGCGTGAATTCCCTCTGCCGGTGCTTTCCCCCGGCAACCGCGCTGTGGCGTCGAACTGA
- a CDS encoding class III extradiol ring-cleavage dioxygenase translates to MPIPALFVSHGAPTVILDESPVRTFLTKLAETVETPDAILAVSAHWETETPMLSDAANPETIYDFYGFPGAMYQLSYPAPGAPELAEKTRKLLVDNDLGPVDMAERGLDHGAWVPLMLGWPKADIPVTQLSIQPHKDPSWHYRMGEALRPLRDDNVLILASGNLTHNLQEFRGHTLDSEPEPWARAFDEWAGWAICEGRTEDLLDYRRLAPEAVRNHPTDEHLLPLFVAMGAGSPGQSGRHLHKSYTYGVLAMDAFAFS, encoded by the coding sequence ATGCCGATCCCCGCTCTCTTTGTATCGCACGGCGCGCCGACGGTGATCCTCGATGAAAGCCCGGTCCGGACCTTCCTGACGAAGCTTGCCGAGACCGTTGAGACGCCCGATGCGATCCTTGCCGTCTCGGCGCACTGGGAAACCGAAACACCGATGCTCAGCGACGCCGCGAACCCCGAAACCATCTATGATTTTTATGGTTTTCCGGGGGCGATGTATCAGCTCAGCTATCCCGCGCCGGGCGCACCCGAACTCGCGGAGAAAACGCGGAAACTGTTGGTGGATAACGATCTCGGCCCGGTCGACATGGCTGAACGCGGGCTCGATCACGGGGCCTGGGTGCCGCTGATGCTGGGCTGGCCCAAGGCCGACATTCCGGTGACGCAACTGTCCATCCAGCCGCACAAAGATCCGTCCTGGCACTACCGGATGGGTGAGGCGTTACGGCCGCTCAGGGACGACAATGTGCTGATCCTGGCGTCCGGGAATCTGACCCACAACCTGCAGGAATTCAGGGGCCATACCCTTGATTCCGAACCGGAACCCTGGGCCCGCGCGTTCGATGAGTGGGCCGGTTGGGCGATTTGCGAAGGGCGCACGGAGGACCTGCTGGATTACCGCCGCCTGGCGCCGGAAGCGGTCCGTAACCACCCGACCGACGAGCACCTGTTGCCGCTGTTCGTGGCCATGGGCGCAGGATCGCCGGGGCAGTCCGGACGGCATCTGCACAAGAGCTACACCTATGGCGTGCTGGCCATGGATGCCTTTGCATTTTCCTGA
- a CDS encoding TIGR04282 family arsenosugar biosynthesis glycosyltransferase: protein MRADPAFRPRLVIFAKAPRLGRVKTRLARDIGHVQAWRFYRVMLFSLARRMGRDPRFETLIACAPDTALFDNGVWPRGVARIAQGRGNLGERMQRVFDALPPGPVVIIGADIPEIRPADIADAFRALGRRDAVFGPAGDGGYWLVGLKRRPVTRQIFAGVRWSGPHALADTVSNLQNASYTALKTLNDVDNGKDFRRFSETKQL from the coding sequence GTGAGGGCGGACCCGGCGTTTCGCCCGCGCCTTGTGATCTTCGCCAAGGCACCGCGTCTCGGGCGGGTCAAGACGCGGCTTGCGCGCGACATCGGTCACGTTCAGGCGTGGCGGTTCTATCGTGTCATGCTGTTCTCTCTGGCGCGAAGGATGGGCCGCGATCCGCGCTTCGAAACGCTGATCGCCTGCGCACCGGATACGGCGCTTTTCGATAACGGGGTCTGGCCCCGGGGCGTGGCGCGCATTGCCCAGGGCCGGGGCAATCTGGGTGAGCGGATGCAGCGCGTCTTCGATGCCTTGCCGCCGGGGCCGGTGGTGATCATCGGCGCCGACATTCCCGAAATCCGTCCCGCTGACATCGCCGACGCCTTTCGCGCGCTCGGCCGCCGGGACGCGGTTTTCGGTCCCGCCGGGGATGGTGGATACTGGCTGGTCGGGCTGAAACGCCGCCCGGTGACACGGCAGATCTTCGCCGGTGTGCGGTGGTCCGGACCGCACGCGCTGGCCGACACGGTGAGCAATCTCCAAAATGCGTCTTATACGGCCTTAAAAACGCTAAACGACGTTGATAATGGTAAAGACTTCCGGCGATTTTCGGAAACCAAGCAGCTTTAA
- a CDS encoding TIGR04283 family arsenosugar biosynthesis glycosyltransferase, which yields MLPELTADARVLSIIIPTLNCRDDLLRTLDALAMRPEAWEIVVSDGGSVDGTREAAELAGVRVLSGPRGRGRQLAAGASVARGPWFLFWHSDTQPQPGWVAIVEHFMRTPGHNFHAAYFTLVLNDPAPEARRVENLANWRARTFGLPYGDQGLLISRDYYDHLGGFKAIPIMEDVDLVRRIGQPRLHPLASAAVTSAKRYRRDGWVLRPLRNLACLILYFFGVPPAMIWKFYR from the coding sequence ATGCTTCCGGAACTGACGGCAGACGCGCGCGTGCTCAGCATCATCATCCCGACCCTCAACTGCCGCGACGATCTGCTGCGCACGCTGGACGCGCTGGCGATGCGCCCCGAGGCGTGGGAGATCGTCGTCAGCGACGGCGGGTCCGTCGACGGCACCCGCGAGGCCGCCGAGCTGGCAGGCGTGCGCGTGCTTTCCGGTCCCAGAGGGCGCGGCCGGCAACTGGCGGCGGGGGCCAGCGTGGCGCGCGGTCCGTGGTTTCTGTTCTGGCATTCGGACACGCAGCCGCAGCCGGGCTGGGTGGCGATCGTCGAGCACTTCATGCGCACGCCCGGTCACAACTTTCATGCCGCGTATTTCACACTCGTCCTCAACGACCCCGCCCCCGAAGCGCGGCGCGTCGAGAACCTCGCCAACTGGCGCGCCAGGACCTTCGGCCTGCCGTACGGCGATCAGGGGCTGCTGATTTCGAGGGACTATTACGACCACCTGGGCGGCTTCAAGGCGATCCCGATCATGGAGGACGTGGATCTGGTGCGGCGCATCGGCCAGCCCCGGCTGCATCCGCTTGCCAGCGCCGCGGTGACCTCGGCGAAACGCTACCGGCGCGACGGCTGGGTGCTTCGCCCGCTCCGGAACCTTGCCTGCCTGATTTTGTATTTCTTCGGCGTGCCGCCGGCCATGATCTGGAAATTTTACCGGTGA
- a CDS encoding transcriptional regulator GcvA, with protein sequence MERLPPLNGLRAFEAAARHLSFSRAAEELFVTPAAISHQIKGLEDYLGVTLFRRMPRAVMLTDDAQLILPLVSEGFDKLAQAATLLKESESSGVLTVSSAPTFAQKWLLEHLEDFTDAYPDINVRLDARLDTVDFDRDGVDVAIRLGAGKYPGMRVHQLFDEQVTPVCHPKYLDGPHALKSPEDLRHHTLLHVDWGNINAPFPDWQMWLASVGVEDVDYTRGPVFTVEGMAIDAAARGTGVALASTYAVADDIKAGRLMAPFDRRLTSEISYWVVAPERSADQPKVKAFREWIVRRAKETGLTGG encoded by the coding sequence ATGGAACGGCTCCCGCCCCTGAATGGTCTGCGCGCTTTCGAAGCCGCCGCCCGGCATCTGAGCTTCAGCCGCGCGGCCGAGGAGCTGTTCGTTACGCCTGCCGCAATTAGCCATCAAATCAAGGGGTTAGAGGATTATCTCGGGGTCACGCTGTTCCGCCGCATGCCGCGCGCGGTGATGCTGACGGACGATGCGCAATTGATCCTGCCGCTGGTATCCGAGGGCTTCGACAAACTGGCGCAGGCGGCAACGTTGTTGAAGGAATCTGAGTCTTCCGGGGTGCTGACGGTGTCTTCCGCGCCGACCTTTGCGCAAAAGTGGCTGCTCGAGCATCTGGAAGATTTTACCGACGCCTATCCCGACATCAACGTGCGCCTCGACGCGCGTCTCGATACCGTCGATTTCGACCGCGACGGCGTCGACGTGGCGATCCGCCTCGGCGCCGGCAAGTATCCGGGCATGCGTGTGCACCAGCTTTTCGACGAGCAGGTGACGCCGGTCTGCCACCCGAAGTACCTGGACGGGCCGCACGCCCTGAAGTCACCCGAAGACCTCAGGCATCACACGCTTTTGCACGTTGACTGGGGCAACATCAACGCGCCGTTCCCGGATTGGCAGATGTGGCTGGCGTCGGTCGGCGTCGAGGATGTGGACTACACGCGGGGCCCGGTGTTCACGGTCGAGGGCATGGCCATCGACGCCGCCGCGCGCGGCACCGGCGTGGCGTTGGCATCGACCTATGCGGTGGCCGACGACATCAAGGCGGGCCGACTTATGGCGCCGTTCGACCGCCGCCTGACATCTGAGATTTCCTACTGGGTGGTGGCGCCCGAGCGCAGCGCCGACCAGCCCAAGGTCAAGGCGTTTCGCGAGTGGATTGTCAGGCGGGCGAAGGAAACCGGCCTGACGGGCGGGTAG
- a CDS encoding sodium-dependent bicarbonate transport family permease encodes MDLLASTLLSAPVLFFALGLAGALAAVDVRISENFSKAIALYLLAAIGLKGGVAISTEGLGGIIGASVTGIALSFAMPLIAFAMLRAMTGFDRREAGAIAAHYGSISIVTFIAAGTVLGEAGIGFAAGMVAVAALMEAPAIATGLALAGQGNMKRPPVGEILRTVLWNESIYLIIGALVIGIIIGADGGAKIKPFFFDPLHGVLCLFLLDMGLKTGDGLRRDRRVLSAGSLAFGILMPAIGASLGLGSAFVLGLMPGNAVLLMTLAASASYIAVPAAMRIAMPEVNPSIYTSLSLGVTFPFNLIVGIPLYIWCAQAVLAG; translated from the coding sequence ATGGATCTTCTCGCATCGACACTGCTGTCCGCACCTGTGCTTTTCTTCGCACTCGGCCTTGCCGGTGCACTGGCCGCCGTCGACGTCCGCATTTCAGAGAACTTCTCAAAAGCAATCGCGCTGTATCTGCTTGCCGCCATCGGTCTTAAAGGCGGCGTGGCGATCTCGACCGAGGGACTTGGCGGGATCATCGGCGCGTCGGTTACGGGTATCGCGCTGAGCTTCGCCATGCCGCTCATCGCTTTCGCGATGCTCAGAGCCATGACCGGTTTCGACCGCCGCGAGGCCGGCGCCATCGCCGCGCACTACGGCTCGATCAGCATCGTTACCTTCATCGCCGCCGGCACGGTCCTGGGCGAGGCAGGTATCGGCTTCGCCGCCGGCATGGTTGCCGTCGCGGCGCTGATGGAAGCCCCCGCCATCGCCACCGGGCTGGCCCTCGCCGGGCAGGGCAACATGAAACGGCCACCTGTCGGCGAGATTCTGAGAACCGTGCTCTGGAACGAGAGCATCTACCTGATCATCGGTGCGCTGGTCATCGGCATCATCATCGGCGCCGACGGCGGTGCCAAGATCAAGCCGTTCTTCTTCGATCCGCTGCACGGCGTGCTGTGCCTGTTCCTTTTGGACATGGGGCTGAAGACCGGCGACGGACTTCGGCGCGACCGGCGCGTCCTGTCTGCGGGATCGCTCGCCTTCGGTATCCTCATGCCGGCAATCGGCGCATCGCTGGGCCTGGGAAGTGCCTTTGTGCTCGGGCTCATGCCCGGCAACGCCGTGCTGCTGATGACGCTGGCAGCGTCGGCGTCATATATCGCCGTACCGGCGGCGATGCGGATCGCCATGCCCGAGGTCAATCCGTCGATCTACACCTCGCTGTCGCTGGGCGTGACGTTCCCGTTCAACCTGATCGTCGGCATCCCGCTGTATATCTGGTGCGCGCAAGCGGTGCTGGCGGGATAA
- the nhaA gene encoding Na+/H+ antiporter NhaA: protein MSDKQSLNQLLHHEAAPGVLLVIAAALAMAMENSPLAWLYDSLLGLPVVVGVGGLVIDKPLLLWINDGLMAVFFFMVGLEIKREVLTGRLSSFDQASLPALAAIGGMAAPALIYLAITSGDAAAASGWAIPSATDIAFALGVLSLLGNRVPVSLKVFLLAIAIIDDLGAILIIAFFYTEDLSLYALTVSLGAASILVLFNRLGIRALTPYLLVGIVLWVMVLKSGVHATLAGVLIALTLPLRPTANDPRPTRYHDIEHALHPWVAFLVMPVFAFANSGIPLAGFQPGDLLQPVPLGIALGLFVGKQIGVMGFCFAAVRLRLCALPEDATWLHIYGISLLTGIGFTMSLFIGGLAFAEPALAAQVRFGVLGGSCLSAVLGYTVLRLASRRTSVMAAPSSSPA from the coding sequence ATGTCTGATAAGCAATCTTTAAACCAGCTCCTGCATCACGAAGCGGCCCCCGGAGTCCTGCTCGTCATCGCCGCCGCACTGGCGATGGCCATGGAAAATTCGCCATTGGCCTGGCTCTACGACAGCCTGCTCGGCCTTCCCGTCGTCGTCGGGGTTGGGGGTCTGGTCATCGACAAACCCCTGCTGCTCTGGATCAACGACGGCCTGATGGCCGTTTTCTTTTTCATGGTGGGCCTCGAAATCAAGCGCGAGGTGCTGACCGGCCGCCTGTCGAGTTTCGATCAGGCGAGTTTGCCGGCGCTCGCCGCCATCGGCGGTATGGCCGCACCGGCGCTGATTTATCTCGCGATTACATCCGGTGACGCCGCCGCCGCCAGCGGTTGGGCGATCCCCTCGGCGACGGATATCGCCTTCGCCCTCGGCGTACTTTCGCTGCTCGGCAACCGGGTGCCGGTGTCGCTGAAGGTGTTCCTGCTGGCGATAGCGATCATCGATGACCTGGGCGCGATCCTGATCATCGCCTTTTTCTATACCGAGGACCTGTCGCTTTATGCACTGACGGTGTCTTTGGGCGCCGCGTCCATCCTTGTCCTCTTTAACCGCCTCGGCATCCGCGCGCTGACACCTTACCTCCTGGTCGGCATCGTGCTCTGGGTAATGGTGCTCAAGTCCGGTGTACATGCCACGCTGGCCGGTGTGCTGATCGCGCTGACCCTGCCGTTGCGGCCGACCGCCAACGATCCGCGCCCGACCCGCTATCACGATATCGAACATGCGCTGCATCCGTGGGTCGCGTTTCTTGTCATGCCGGTCTTCGCCTTCGCCAACTCGGGCATTCCGCTTGCCGGATTTCAGCCCGGCGACCTTTTGCAGCCGGTCCCGCTCGGCATCGCGCTCGGGCTGTTCGTGGGCAAGCAGATCGGGGTCATGGGGTTCTGCTTCGCCGCCGTGCGTCTGCGCCTGTGTGCACTGCCCGAGGATGCAACCTGGCTGCATATCTACGGCATCTCACTGCTGACCGGGATCGGCTTCACCATGAGCCTGTTCATCGGCGGGCTGGCTTTCGCCGAACCGGCGCTGGCGGCGCAGGTGCGCTTCGGCGTCCTGGGCGGTTCGTGCCTGTCGGCGGTGCTCGGTTACACGGTGTTGCGCCTGGCATCGCGGCGCACTTCCGTGATGGCGGCGCCGTCGTCGTCGCCCGCCTGA
- a CDS encoding helix-turn-helix domain-containing protein, with translation MLSKPLLTIHEVAALLKMRESTVRAWINDGQLRAIKFGRDWRVAQRDLEAYLDAHANRQPEPGETPQPDTGDISEV, from the coding sequence ATGCTCTCGAAACCGTTGCTGACGATCCATGAAGTCGCCGCGCTCTTGAAAATGCGCGAAAGCACCGTGCGCGCCTGGATTAACGACGGCCAGCTTAGGGCCATCAAGTTCGGCCGCGACTGGCGTGTCGCGCAGCGTGACCTCGAGGCCTATCTCGATGCCCACGCCAACCGCCAGCCGGAACCGGGCGAGACGCCGCAGCCGGACACGGGCGATATATCGGAAGTGTGA
- a CDS encoding dienelactone hydrolase family protein → MPEQIIDIETADGIMPTFTCWPDKNDAGDGPFPAIVFYMDAPAIREELYTMARRMAEGGYFVILPDLFYRFGTIRFPFRSPKTAIVWKEIMRNLSNADIVSDTRALLDYMNGEAIVKKGAKASIGYCMSGRFVTAVASAYPDDFAANASLYGVGIVTAQDDSSHFGIKDIKGEMYYGFAETDGTVPAYVLPTLTAELDKHGTDYVLEVHPGTSHGFCFKSRDDYDEAAAEKVHAHFMDMCRRKLG, encoded by the coding sequence ATGCCTGAACAGATCATCGATATCGAAACCGCCGACGGCATCATGCCGACGTTCACCTGCTGGCCGGACAAGAATGATGCCGGCGACGGCCCGTTCCCGGCTATCGTCTTTTACATGGATGCGCCGGCAATCCGCGAGGAGCTTTACACCATGGCCCGGCGGATGGCGGAAGGCGGGTACTTCGTCATTCTGCCCGATCTGTTCTATCGCTTCGGCACCATCCGCTTTCCGTTCCGCAGCCCGAAGACGGCCATCGTCTGGAAGGAAATCATGCGCAACCTTTCGAACGCGGACATCGTCAGCGATACCCGCGCCCTGCTCGACTACATGAACGGCGAGGCGATCGTCAAAAAAGGCGCGAAGGCGAGCATCGGCTATTGCATGAGCGGGCGCTTCGTGACCGCCGTGGCCAGCGCATACCCGGACGATTTCGCCGCCAACGCCTCGCTCTACGGGGTCGGCATCGTCACCGCGCAGGACGACTCCTCGCACTTCGGCATCAAGGACATCAAGGGCGAGATGTATTACGGGTTCGCTGAAACCGACGGCACCGTGCCGGCCTATGTGCTGCCGACGCTGACGGCGGAGCTGGACAAGCACGGCACCGATTACGTGCTGGAAGTCCACCCCGGCACCAGTCACGGCTTCTGCTTCAAGTCGCGCGACGATTACGACGAGGCGGCGGCGGAAAAGGTGCACGCGCACTTCATGGACATGTGCCGGCGCAAGCTGGGCTAG
- a CDS encoding alpha/beta hydrolase, protein MTRIIVIFCAVLVLFARPAHAADCDADNLTRVRVADECLVIATYGADAGAKTMIVFIHGDGSRGGPSDYLAKTAYRYGKDGAVAVNLIRPGYFDSYSNKSTGTSYRREGDGYRPKIVAAVAGAVEALKAFHGVSRVVLVGHSGGAAISGIILGRFPGLADAAVLAACPCHVPDWRVMRRGRNNWTLSQSPHEFADNVPQTARVIAVTGSHDSNTFPVIASDYIESLKKRGIDASFVDSPGASHNGVTGTDEFYAAIDALLK, encoded by the coding sequence ATGACCCGCATCATCGTGATTTTTTGTGCCGTGCTGGTGTTGTTTGCTCGCCCCGCCCACGCCGCTGACTGCGATGCCGACAATCTGACCCGCGTCAGGGTCGCGGATGAATGCCTGGTCATCGCGACCTACGGCGCCGACGCCGGGGCGAAAACCATGATCGTCTTCATTCACGGCGACGGGTCCCGCGGCGGCCCGTCTGATTATCTGGCCAAAACCGCCTACCGCTACGGCAAGGACGGCGCCGTTGCCGTAAACCTCATCCGGCCCGGTTATTTCGACAGCTACAGCAACAAATCGACCGGCACCAGCTATCGCCGCGAGGGCGACGGCTACCGGCCGAAAATCGTCGCCGCGGTCGCCGGCGCGGTTGAAGCACTGAAGGCGTTTCACGGCGTATCGCGCGTTGTCCTCGTCGGGCATTCCGGCGGCGCGGCGATTTCCGGCATCATCCTCGGCCGCTTTCCCGGTCTCGCCGATGCCGCCGTGCTCGCCGCCTGCCCCTGTCATGTCCCCGACTGGCGTGTCATGCGGCGCGGCCGGAACAACTGGACGCTCAGCCAGTCGCCGCACGAGTTCGCCGATAATGTGCCGCAAACGGCGCGCGTCATCGCCGTGACCGGGTCACACGACAGCAACACCTTTCCGGTTATCGCAAGCGACTACATCGAAAGCCTGAAAAAGCGCGGCATCGACGCCAGCTTCGTCGATTCGCCGGGCGCCAGCCATAACGGCGTCACCGGCACCGATGAATTCTACGCCGCGATCGATGCGCTTTTGAAATAA
- a CDS encoding PA0069 family radical SAM protein: MVDIIQDQAKKGRGAVSNRSGRFEPTTAVRIDDGWSTPEELAREKLRTTVTDEHPKTIIATNASPDIPFERSINPYRGCEHGCVYCYARPTHTYHGLSAGLDFETKLFAKPDAARLLEDAFRKPGYTPKTVQLGANTDPYQPIERQRRITRGVIEVMARYRHPLGITTKSDLVVRDIDLLAPMAADGLAAVAVSLTTLDARLARTMEPRCPRPEKRLDAIRRLSAAGVPVAVMTAPLIPGLNDHEIEDLLAAAKDAGAVAAEYIMLRLPLEIHELFEEWLAAHVPDRAAKVMSLVRGTRGGKVYDATWAERMRGTGVYADMISSRFRQARKRFGFTHNAASGFRQRTDLFIRPLGTLAQPSLFD; encoded by the coding sequence ATGGTCGATATTATCCAGGATCAGGCAAAAAAGGGACGCGGCGCGGTCTCCAACCGCTCCGGCCGGTTCGAGCCGACGACGGCGGTCCGCATCGACGACGGCTGGTCGACGCCCGAAGAACTGGCGCGCGAGAAACTGCGCACAACCGTCACCGACGAGCATCCGAAAACGATCATCGCCACAAACGCGTCCCCGGACATTCCGTTTGAGCGCTCGATCAATCCGTACCGGGGCTGCGAGCACGGCTGCGTTTATTGTTACGCGCGGCCGACGCACACCTATCACGGCCTGTCGGCGGGTCTGGATTTCGAAACAAAGCTGTTCGCCAAGCCGGACGCGGCCCGGCTTCTGGAGGACGCGTTCCGCAAACCGGGATACACGCCGAAGACGGTCCAGCTCGGCGCCAATACAGATCCGTATCAGCCGATTGAGCGCCAGCGGCGGATCACGCGGGGCGTGATCGAGGTCATGGCGCGCTACCGGCATCCGCTCGGCATCACCACGAAATCCGATCTGGTGGTGCGCGATATCGATCTGCTGGCGCCGATGGCCGCCGATGGGCTGGCGGCGGTCGCGGTGTCGCTGACGACGCTCGACGCCCGGCTGGCGCGGACCATGGAGCCGCGCTGCCCGCGCCCGGAAAAACGCCTCGATGCGATCCGCCGCCTCAGTGCCGCCGGCGTGCCGGTGGCGGTGATGACGGCGCCGCTGATACCCGGGCTGAACGATCACGAGATCGAGGATCTGCTGGCCGCCGCGAAGGACGCCGGTGCCGTTGCCGCGGAATACATCATGCTGCGCCTGCCGCTGGAAATTCACGAATTGTTCGAGGAATGGCTGGCGGCGCATGTGCCGGACCGCGCCGCCAAGGTGATGTCCCTGGTGCGCGGCACGCGGGGCGGCAAGGTCTATGACGCGACCTGGGCTGAGCGCATGCGCGGCACCGGGGTCTATGCCGACATGATCTCGTCGCGCTTCAGGCAGGCTCGCAAGCGTTTCGGCTTCACGCACAACGCGGCGAGCGGTTTCAGACAGCGCACCGATTTGTTCATCCGCCCGCTCGGCACACTGGCACAGCCGTCGCTGTTCGACTGA
- a CDS encoding GFA family protein codes for MLLNGSCACGAVTFTVETPAPLPYSRCYCPDCRKTSGGGGFTVWMVALAETLEVEGEENLAVYAHECPDGRASVEGGGRRFCKHCGAHLWFFDPRWSRDMHPFASAIDTPLPVPAKTVENNTAYKASWVPLPEGEAHEIYEQACSVGMIDWHKRNGFYEA; via the coding sequence ATGCTTCTTAACGGATCGTGCGCCTGCGGCGCCGTTACCTTCACGGTCGAAACGCCGGCCCCGCTGCCGTACAGCCGCTGCTACTGTCCGGACTGCCGGAAAACATCGGGCGGCGGCGGCTTCACCGTTTGGATGGTGGCTTTGGCGGAGACGCTCGAGGTCGAGGGCGAGGAAAACCTCGCCGTGTATGCGCACGAATGTCCGGACGGCAGAGCCTCCGTCGAGGGTGGGGGCCGGCGGTTTTGCAAACACTGCGGCGCGCACCTCTGGTTTTTCGACCCGCGCTGGTCCCGCGACATGCACCCGTTTGCGTCCGCCATCGATACGCCGTTGCCGGTCCCGGCGAAGACCGTCGAAAACAACACCGCGTACAAGGCGTCATGGGTGCCGCTGCCCGAGGGCGAGGCGCATGAAATCTACGAACAGGCCTGTAGCGTCGGCATGATCGATTGGCACAAACGGAACGGCTTTTACGAGGCATGA